One window of Rhodothermales bacterium genomic DNA carries:
- a CDS encoding efflux RND transporter periplasmic adaptor subunit: MSRPLSSVTGGLIVALLLVLAGCAASGEDGSNGDAEPTTTATPAPTTRVVRVETAVVQPTTFEDVVQITGTIEAPNDASLSAQAGGTLEYIAPLGRTVGRGAVVARMDSELLAAALRQAEAILEVQKAQENLAQDNFNRQEPLFQDSIISALEFESVRTQLIQARAQRSQAESAVAQATKALDNTRVLAPFSGTVEEHYADAGEQLLPGSQVLRLVNTSRVNIVAGVPERYASDIQVGSGARASFSAYGIPDIEGVVRFASRVIDPQSRTFRVEVEVNNPDGALKPAMIANLLVTRAVLDQRLVVPITAVLREEDRSSVFVVTSPGDGTVQVAERRPVVLGASYRGLAVVESGLQAGDEIIVVGQTNVTEGDAIEIANRTTTE, encoded by the coding sequence ATGTCCCGTCCCCTCTCTTCAGTTACTGGCGGCCTGATCGTCGCCCTCCTTCTGGTCCTGGCTGGTTGCGCTGCATCCGGCGAGGACGGTTCCAACGGCGACGCCGAGCCGACCACCACCGCCACCCCGGCGCCCACCACCCGCGTGGTGCGCGTGGAGACGGCTGTGGTTCAGCCCACCACGTTCGAGGACGTGGTGCAGATCACCGGTACCATCGAAGCCCCGAACGACGCGTCGCTGTCCGCACAGGCAGGTGGTACGCTCGAGTACATTGCGCCGCTCGGCCGCACTGTCGGACGCGGAGCCGTGGTCGCGCGCATGGACTCTGAACTGCTGGCCGCCGCGTTGCGACAGGCCGAGGCCATCCTGGAAGTCCAGAAAGCCCAGGAAAACCTGGCGCAGGACAACTTCAACCGCCAGGAGCCGCTCTTCCAGGACTCAATCATCAGTGCACTGGAGTTCGAGTCCGTGCGCACCCAGCTCATTCAGGCCCGTGCCCAGCGCAGCCAGGCGGAATCTGCGGTGGCCCAGGCAACGAAAGCCCTGGACAATACACGCGTGCTGGCCCCATTCTCCGGCACCGTCGAGGAGCACTATGCCGATGCCGGCGAACAGCTGTTGCCTGGCAGCCAGGTGCTTCGCCTGGTCAATACAAGCCGCGTCAATATTGTCGCCGGAGTGCCGGAGCGCTACGCCTCCGACATTCAGGTCGGCAGTGGCGCCCGGGCTTCGTTTTCCGCATATGGCATCCCTGACATCGAAGGAGTCGTGCGCTTCGCGAGCCGCGTCATCGATCCTCAGAGCCGCACATTCCGTGTGGAGGTGGAGGTGAACAACCCCGACGGTGCACTCAAGCCCGCGATGATCGCCAATCTGCTCGTCACCCGTGCCGTGCTCGATCAGCGTCTCGTGGTGCCCATCACCGCGGTACTGCGCGAAGAGGACCGTTCGTCTGTCTTCGTGGTCACTTCCCCGGGAGACGGCACGGTGCAGGTTGCAGAGCGACGTCCGGTGGTGCTCGGCGCCTCCTACCGCGGCCTCGCGGTGGTGGAGTCGGGTCTGCAGGCGGGCGATGAAATCATCGTCGTCGGGCAGACCAATGTGACCGAAGGGGACGCCATAGAAATCGCCAACCGCACCACGACCGAGTAG
- a CDS encoding TetR/AcrR family transcriptional regulator translates to MIRPASSETAAGLASSSPVASRRERERLARRTEILVAARSVFAEKGFGGATLDEVALRAELGKGTLYNYFPDGKDELLFAIFEEIYDDLTAIIERSFPETDPETWRRSARARFRGFITRCFEYFEERENLFLILAREAHRMCLSDDPQKLDFFLGQRHRVTTALSGHVQRAIELGAMRPFPPHAVADMLFGNINGLQMHRALERAHTGQAKPSGGAEAAGDFLSTFLFDGLLIPQE, encoded by the coding sequence TTGATCCGACCCGCCTCTTCCGAGACCGCCGCCGGTCTCGCTTCATCCTCACCCGTTGCCAGCCGACGCGAGCGCGAGCGACTGGCCAGACGTACCGAAATTCTCGTCGCAGCACGTTCTGTGTTTGCGGAGAAAGGATTTGGTGGGGCGACCCTGGATGAAGTCGCGTTGCGCGCGGAGCTGGGCAAAGGCACGCTCTACAACTACTTCCCCGACGGCAAGGACGAGCTTCTCTTCGCCATCTTCGAGGAGATCTATGACGACCTCACCGCGATCATCGAGCGCTCCTTCCCGGAGACCGACCCGGAAACCTGGCGCCGCAGTGCGCGCGCAAGGTTTCGGGGCTTCATCACGCGGTGCTTCGAATACTTCGAAGAGCGGGAAAACCTGTTTCTGATTCTGGCCCGCGAGGCACATCGCATGTGCCTTTCGGACGACCCGCAGAAGCTCGACTTCTTCCTGGGCCAGCGGCACCGGGTTACGACTGCCCTTTCCGGCCACGTGCAGCGAGCCATCGAGCTTGGTGCCATGCGCCCGTTTCCGCCGCACGCGGTGGCCGACATGCTTTTCGGCAACATCAATGGCCTGCAGATGCATCGGGCGCTCGAACGTGCCCATACGGGTCAGGCCAAGCCCTCCGGTGGTGCAGAAGCCGCCGGCGATTTCCTATCGACGTTCCTTTTTGACGGACTTCTGATTCCGCAGGAGTGA
- a CDS encoding mannose-1-phosphate guanylyltransferase → MTHAVIMAGGIGSRFWPRSRKARPKQFLNVFGEATLIQNTVARLQGVVEPEHSYVVTNARYVETTAEQLPSLPAENILAEPLSKNTAPCILYSAMKLAARDPDATMVVLPADHVITNVARFQEVLRVAIDAAQENGALVTIGIEPTHPATGYGYIQFEASDSEALEAHRVRTFAEKPDMATAERFLDSGDFLWNSGMFVWRAQTIIDAIERLMPDLAEAFSPVDGVIDTPEESAALVRAFSSCKSISIDYGVMERAEKVYVVPGTFGWSDVGDWRAVYDLSPKDKHGNAITGQAVMHSSSRCLVSSDDRLIVLVGMHDAMVIDTGDAVLVCNRDNAQQVKAVVDYLDSHQLGEHV, encoded by the coding sequence ATGACGCATGCGGTCATCATGGCCGGTGGGATTGGATCCCGATTCTGGCCAAGAAGCCGAAAAGCGCGACCGAAACAGTTTCTGAATGTCTTCGGAGAGGCGACGCTGATCCAGAACACCGTCGCCCGCCTTCAGGGGGTCGTCGAGCCAGAGCACTCGTATGTCGTCACCAATGCACGCTACGTCGAGACGACCGCCGAGCAGTTGCCGTCGCTTCCCGCCGAGAACATCCTGGCGGAACCGCTCAGCAAGAACACGGCCCCGTGCATTCTCTATTCGGCGATGAAGCTGGCAGCGCGGGACCCCGACGCAACCATGGTGGTCCTGCCGGCAGACCATGTCATCACGAACGTGGCCCGGTTCCAGGAGGTGTTGCGGGTTGCCATAGATGCAGCGCAGGAAAACGGGGCTCTGGTGACCATCGGTATCGAGCCCACCCACCCTGCCACCGGATACGGATACATCCAGTTCGAGGCCTCCGATTCGGAGGCCCTGGAGGCCCATCGTGTGCGCACGTTCGCCGAAAAGCCGGATATGGCTACCGCAGAGCGCTTCCTGGACTCGGGCGATTTCCTGTGGAACTCCGGCATGTTTGTCTGGCGCGCACAGACCATCATTGACGCGATCGAGCGCCTGATGCCGGATCTCGCCGAGGCCTTCTCCCCGGTCGATGGGGTGATCGACACGCCGGAAGAGTCGGCCGCCCTGGTGCGCGCCTTCTCCTCGTGCAAGAGCATCTCCATCGACTACGGGGTGATGGAGCGGGCTGAGAAAGTCTATGTGGTGCCCGGCACGTTCGGCTGGAGCGACGTCGGGGACTGGAGGGCCGTGTATGACCTCAGCCCCAAGGACAAGCATGGAAATGCCATCACCGGGCAGGCGGTCATGCACTCTTCCAGCCGGTGTCTGGTGTCCTCTGACGACCGCCTCATTGTGCTGGTCGGCATGCACGACGCCATGGTCATCGACACCGGGGACGCCGTGCTGGTTTGCAACCGCGACAACGCGCAGCAGGTGAAGGCGGTCGTCGACTACCTGGACTCGCACCAGCTGGGAGAACACGTCTAG
- a CDS encoding endonuclease/exonuclease/phosphatase family protein encodes MIRTSTLLLVFAVAAGLASAQTVTRKGSVSTLDVATWNVEQFQTADPQMANVVSVMQQSGIDLWALQEVTAPSVITELLARLGNDWDARVSTTTNLYTAFVYRKDVISVRTARPMFSNSDFDYEYAGRRPYVMEANVTLPDTTLQVMFVTLHMKCCSDTTSWQRRKDAATALKNRLDFLHASDEVMVLGDWNDETDRSITFGRDTPFRSLVDDPDYQFLLPDNVPTFCGNSSSCTSGSTIDNVMISDELYADLVPGSTDRFDELLQELSQYSRTSDHLPVFARFSFSTPTGTELPSRAPELELWPLPATGQVWLNLDIPARVVVTDLLGRVVLEREAHMPGRMSIDVSQLSTGVYAVSVLSENGARKRLMPLK; translated from the coding sequence ATGATCAGAACCTCGACGCTCCTCCTCGTTTTTGCGGTCGCTGCCGGACTTGCTTCTGCCCAGACCGTGACCCGAAAAGGCTCGGTCTCTACGCTGGACGTGGCGACCTGGAACGTAGAGCAATTCCAGACGGCAGACCCGCAGATGGCCAACGTCGTCTCCGTAATGCAGCAATCCGGAATCGATCTCTGGGCGCTGCAGGAAGTCACGGCGCCGTCCGTCATCACCGAGCTGCTCGCGCGACTTGGAAACGACTGGGATGCCCGCGTTTCGACGACAACCAATCTGTACACCGCATTTGTCTACAGAAAGGATGTAATCAGCGTGCGCACGGCGCGCCCGATGTTCAGCAATTCTGACTTCGACTACGAGTACGCAGGTCGACGCCCGTACGTCATGGAGGCCAACGTCACACTGCCTGACACCACGCTGCAGGTGATGTTCGTGACGCTTCACATGAAGTGCTGCTCCGATACCACGTCTTGGCAGCGGCGCAAGGACGCCGCGACGGCGCTCAAGAACAGGCTGGACTTCCTGCATGCGAGTGACGAAGTGATGGTGCTCGGCGACTGGAACGATGAGACCGACCGCTCCATCACCTTTGGTCGGGATACGCCTTTCCGCTCGCTGGTCGACGATCCGGACTACCAGTTCTTGCTTCCGGACAACGTGCCGACGTTCTGCGGAAACAGTTCGAGCTGTACCTCCGGCTCGACCATCGACAATGTGATGATCTCCGATGAGCTCTACGCCGATCTGGTCCCCGGTTCGACGGATCGCTTCGACGAGTTGCTGCAGGAGCTATCCCAGTACAGCCGCACCTCCGACCACCTCCCGGTGTTCGCACGCTTCAGCTTTTCGACGCCAACCGGCACGGAACTGCCCAGCCGTGCTCCCGAGCTCGAGCTGTGGCCACTACCTGCGACGGGTCAGGTCTGGCTGAACCTTGATATACCTGCACGGGTGGTCGTCACAGATCTGCTGGGCCGGGTGGTGCTGGAGCGAGAGGCTCACATGCCGGGGCGCATGTCGATCGATGTCTCGCAGCTCAGCACCGGGGTCTATGCCGTGAGCGTCTTGTCGGAGAACGGTGCCCGCAAGCGGCTGATGCCCCTCAAATGA
- a CDS encoding PorV/PorQ family protein, whose product MRMPFCIRRGARRASSGTLIAALLLLTLAASVAPAPAGAQILPSLGGERAGTSGFQFLKIPVDPRGAALGQTAVATAKDAGAIFWNPALGAQLDGLHVSLQRASYFVDIQMAGASAVYRLPGSSFSLGFGVQTLDSGAMDVTTEFQPFGTGETFALRDLALGLTASQRLTDLFSYGITAKYVRESVAGLTNSTYVFDLGVFYRVGATGAQMGVAVRNFGLDGTPSGELERTIIGDTPTTLETDFERTTPPTTFMLGLAYDVLRNSSEHAATISAQLNNPADNAETWNMGIEYGWQSTLWLRAGFRLGVEEATAPSLGAGLAIPGITPALRADYGFNRLERLGNVHRLGLNISL is encoded by the coding sequence ATGAGAATGCCCTTCTGCATACGCCGCGGCGCTCGCAGAGCATCCTCAGGGACGCTCATCGCCGCCCTTCTGCTGCTGACGCTTGCCGCAAGCGTCGCCCCTGCCCCGGCAGGTGCCCAGATCCTCCCGTCCCTCGGCGGCGAGCGAGCCGGCACCTCCGGATTCCAGTTTCTGAAGATTCCGGTCGACCCCCGTGGCGCCGCTCTGGGTCAGACCGCCGTGGCCACGGCCAAAGACGCGGGGGCGATCTTCTGGAACCCGGCCCTGGGCGCCCAACTGGACGGATTGCACGTTTCCCTGCAGCGCGCTTCCTACTTCGTCGACATCCAGATGGCCGGAGCGTCCGCCGTCTACCGACTGCCCGGCAGCAGCTTCTCCCTGGGCTTCGGCGTGCAGACGCTGGACTCTGGGGCCATGGATGTCACCACGGAGTTCCAGCCGTTCGGCACGGGCGAGACCTTCGCCCTCAGAGACCTTGCGCTGGGGCTGACGGCTTCTCAGCGCCTGACTGATCTCTTCAGTTATGGAATCACTGCCAAGTACGTGCGGGAGTCCGTCGCCGGTCTGACCAACTCGACGTACGTGTTCGACCTCGGAGTCTTTTATCGCGTCGGTGCCACCGGCGCCCAGATGGGAGTCGCAGTGCGCAACTTCGGGCTGGACGGCACCCCCAGCGGCGAGCTTGAGCGCACGATCATCGGAGACACGCCGACGACACTCGAGACGGACTTCGAACGGACCACGCCGCCGACAACCTTTATGCTGGGGCTCGCCTACGATGTGCTCCGCAACTCATCCGAACACGCCGCGACCATTTCTGCGCAGCTCAACAACCCCGCGGACAACGCCGAGACCTGGAACATGGGCATCGAATACGGATGGCAGTCGACCCTGTGGCTGCGCGCCGGATTTCGGCTGGGCGTCGAGGAGGCCACCGCACCAAGCCTTGGAGCGGGCCTTGCCATCCCGGGCATCACTCCCGCTCTGCGCGCGGACTATGGATTCAATCGACTCGAGCGCCTGGGCAACGTGCACCGCCTGGGACTGAATATCTCTCTGTGA
- a CDS encoding TolC family protein gives MNRLPLPPLLIALVTVAMTLLPHPAQAQTDGPVTLTMDEAIQIARVNNNVIRNLQLEEENASALVNEGWAQLFPQVSLSSSYTRNVRSANPFSGSSAGSFFQSLGFIDWLAFNEQARTDGSAETQPISVEEFFLRQQAGLEAAGIVRDNSDNPFAVPTQYANSLSITQKIFDPRAVLGAAGASRWLKPLNSAALERQEQVVVNDVKAAFLGALLAQEQTRVMDLSVRRSRATTSEVARQVAEGVAPKFQRLSAEVNLANLETQLTQTSTAAASAIDNLKLLLGIPGTQEVRLRGSLDGERAASALLIARDAAINEALTRRPDLEQARIAVELEDIQLKVAKSAYLPTLDAFLNVGYIGNVPDSRVITVSDPNDPFSFSTQELGYFSDAYWDTSVNVGLRLSWTLFDGLGTHRRVQQRRIAKQKAEVDHEFLQRAVAVEVDQALRNLRTARQRLASQEKNVERAELNYSFAETRLREGVASPLEVREASDQLDQSRLNYLQAIHDFLVAESAFEAAVGAPEGLTDPSLTSNQ, from the coding sequence ATGAATCGACTACCCTTGCCCCCCCTACTGATCGCCCTGGTGACGGTCGCGATGACGCTTCTGCCCCACCCGGCACAGGCGCAGACGGACGGCCCTGTGACGCTTACGATGGACGAGGCGATCCAGATTGCCCGGGTGAACAACAATGTCATCCGCAATCTCCAGCTGGAGGAAGAGAACGCCAGCGCCCTGGTGAACGAAGGGTGGGCTCAGCTTTTCCCGCAGGTCTCGCTGTCATCGTCGTACACGCGAAACGTGCGCTCGGCCAACCCCTTCTCCGGATCGTCTGCAGGCAGCTTCTTTCAGTCCCTCGGGTTTATCGACTGGCTGGCGTTCAACGAGCAGGCCCGAACTGACGGAAGCGCAGAGACTCAGCCGATCTCGGTTGAGGAGTTCTTCCTGAGGCAGCAGGCAGGCCTGGAAGCTGCGGGAATAGTACGGGACAACTCCGACAACCCGTTTGCGGTACCGACCCAGTACGCAAACAGTCTGTCAATCACGCAGAAGATCTTCGACCCTCGCGCCGTGCTCGGCGCAGCCGGAGCTTCCCGGTGGCTGAAACCGCTGAACTCGGCGGCCCTCGAGCGGCAGGAGCAGGTTGTCGTGAATGACGTCAAGGCCGCCTTTCTCGGCGCTCTTCTGGCGCAGGAACAGACTCGTGTGATGGACCTCAGTGTGCGACGCTCACGCGCCACGACCTCCGAAGTCGCGCGTCAGGTGGCCGAGGGCGTTGCGCCCAAATTCCAGCGCCTGAGCGCAGAAGTGAACCTGGCCAACCTGGAGACCCAGCTGACGCAGACCTCGACGGCGGCCGCCTCCGCCATCGACAACCTCAAGCTTCTCCTCGGCATTCCGGGGACCCAGGAGGTACGCCTCCGCGGCAGCCTCGACGGAGAACGCGCTGCCAGCGCCCTGCTGATTGCGCGCGATGCGGCCATCAACGAAGCCCTCACCCGGCGCCCGGACCTGGAGCAGGCTCGCATCGCGGTCGAACTGGAAGACATCCAGCTCAAGGTGGCCAAGTCTGCCTATCTGCCCACCCTGGACGCTTTCCTGAACGTGGGCTACATCGGCAACGTGCCGGACTCCCGGGTTATCACGGTCAGTGACCCGAATGACCCCTTCAGCTTCTCGACGCAGGAACTCGGCTACTTCAGCGACGCCTACTGGGACACGTCTGTGAACGTGGGCCTTCGGCTGAGCTGGACGCTGTTTGACGGCCTGGGCACGCATCGCCGGGTGCAGCAGCGCCGCATCGCCAAACAGAAGGCAGAGGTAGATCACGAATTCCTGCAGCGCGCCGTGGCCGTCGAAGTCGACCAGGCCCTGCGCAACCTGCGCACCGCCCGCCAGCGCCTGGCCAGCCAGGAGAAGAACGTCGAGCGTGCGGAGCTGAACTACAGCTTTGCGGAGACCCGACTCCGTGAAGGCGTCGCCTCCCCCCTCGAGGTCCGCGAGGCCAGTGACCAGCTGGACCAGAGCCGACTGAATTATCTCCAGGCCATCCACGATTTCCTCGTGGCCGAATCCGCTTTCGAAGCCGCCGTAGGTGCTCCGGAAGGACTCACCGACCCGTCCCTGACGTCCAACCAGTAG
- a CDS encoding TonB-dependent receptor, translated as MNRSCLILSMLLLGSGLVPQAFAQGTIAGRITDSSSGESLIGVNVIVVGTSFGAASDIDGNYSIPSMRAGEYSVRVSYIGFETLLFTGIVVRDGQTTRLDVQLEEAVLSTDDEIVVVGDRPLVDVENSSSTLSISREELEVAPLRDVQSAVATQVGIIQDPTGLYIRGGRADETGFIVDGVSAKDPLAGTGFGLDIGSNAFSEIEVTTGGLGAEFGDVTSGVVAVTTQDGTDEFAGFFSHKRDGLGFNEDAPSNFAESIYEFNLSGPVVKGKLRFFASGQVQLSDGFTRQVATPEQVRSSLIQNTFFSPRTGNRWNGISKLTYDVKPGMKVQTSYQRSLTVNQNTRMLQVTGNEAIVQPGFQYAFILQPDNGNTYAHDNIISYVKWSHVLNDRSFYDVQLSRLFTRLRADANGRDWRPQNVDTELDPTSIVPFPANVFVDADGEPLDPNALFVLPGPGLINNGGIATRFHDHFAEEVTARMTYTLFSEDKNNRTTAGLELKFNDYQWIDVIRPWVGAPIGTSEGTSTDRLGESSDIWRVKPRRGALFGTHQVRYRGLIANLGARLEYWSPGRYVDDLMDDERAPILPSVREAYDSATIGFLGLRTKFRLLPKVRVSFPIQENRVLFFNYGHSTRIPHPTFVYTGLDPFFQDRSFFADLGNPNLDPEVDISYELGLRTQFSSNDALNLTAFWRDKFDFITVENVVVPDPTGREVSRAFRVNGDFARVRGVEASYLKRIGDWFQGRVSGSFSRATGLSSTNNDALSQFLANGDIDNTFETPLAWDRPLDLKASVTFSRFRDRPAFGIPGLNNFRAYLSTTFRSGQRYTPVIFRGNEINPFSGEQDWRPVYEQDSDPSARFENIGKSWWWFDMNIQRTVNIAGTDLALSLEITNVFNQKNSVIVNPVTGEAYPEVPEGTDFVSLRDNPAYDVSTGTRDPRYEDPNSSGLPPFNPARFMAQRHIMLGASFRF; from the coding sequence ATGAATCGAAGCTGCCTGATACTCTCGATGCTCCTGTTGGGGAGCGGCCTCGTACCGCAGGCATTTGCCCAGGGTACGATTGCCGGACGGATCACGGACTCGTCGTCCGGAGAGTCTCTGATCGGCGTCAACGTGATCGTGGTGGGCACCAGCTTCGGGGCCGCCTCCGATATCGACGGCAACTACTCCATCCCGTCGATGCGCGCCGGCGAATACTCGGTGCGCGTCTCCTACATCGGGTTCGAAACCCTGCTCTTCACGGGCATCGTCGTACGCGACGGGCAAACGACCCGCCTCGACGTGCAGTTGGAAGAGGCCGTCCTCTCCACCGACGACGAAATTGTGGTGGTCGGTGATCGGCCGCTGGTCGACGTCGAGAACTCCTCCAGCACGCTCTCCATCAGCCGCGAGGAGCTGGAGGTGGCGCCTCTGCGCGATGTGCAATCTGCAGTTGCCACCCAGGTCGGCATCATCCAGGACCCAACGGGCCTCTACATTCGCGGCGGGCGCGCCGACGAGACCGGCTTCATTGTGGACGGTGTGTCCGCCAAGGATCCCCTGGCCGGCACCGGATTCGGCCTGGACATCGGATCCAACGCGTTCTCGGAAATTGAGGTGACGACCGGAGGCCTCGGAGCCGAATTCGGAGATGTGACTTCGGGGGTCGTTGCCGTCACCACCCAGGACGGGACGGACGAATTCGCCGGCTTCTTTAGCCACAAGCGGGACGGACTCGGCTTCAATGAGGATGCCCCCTCCAATTTTGCGGAGTCCATCTACGAGTTCAATCTCAGCGGTCCCGTCGTGAAGGGCAAACTGCGCTTCTTCGCATCCGGACAGGTTCAGCTCTCGGACGGGTTCACGCGCCAGGTGGCTACGCCCGAGCAGGTGCGCTCTTCGCTGATCCAGAATACGTTCTTCAGCCCGCGCACGGGCAACCGGTGGAACGGCATCAGTAAGCTAACCTATGACGTGAAGCCGGGCATGAAGGTGCAGACCTCGTACCAGCGTTCGCTCACGGTCAACCAGAACACCCGCATGCTGCAGGTGACGGGCAACGAAGCCATCGTTCAGCCCGGATTCCAGTACGCCTTCATTCTTCAGCCTGACAACGGGAATACGTACGCGCACGACAACATCATTTCGTACGTGAAGTGGTCGCATGTGCTGAACGACCGCTCGTTCTATGACGTGCAGCTGTCGCGGCTGTTCACCCGCCTGCGGGCAGATGCGAACGGACGGGACTGGCGACCGCAGAACGTGGACACCGAACTGGACCCGACGTCCATCGTGCCCTTCCCCGCGAATGTGTTCGTCGATGCAGACGGCGAACCGCTGGACCCGAACGCCCTGTTTGTGCTGCCCGGCCCCGGGCTGATCAACAATGGCGGTATTGCGACCCGCTTCCACGACCATTTTGCCGAGGAAGTCACCGCCCGAATGACCTATACCCTCTTCAGTGAGGACAAGAACAACCGCACCACGGCTGGCCTGGAACTGAAGTTCAACGACTACCAGTGGATTGACGTCATCCGCCCGTGGGTCGGGGCTCCCATCGGCACATCCGAGGGCACGAGCACGGACCGCCTGGGCGAGAGCTCCGACATCTGGCGGGTGAAGCCACGGCGTGGTGCACTGTTCGGCACACACCAGGTTCGCTATCGCGGCCTCATCGCCAATCTGGGCGCTCGGCTGGAGTACTGGTCACCGGGCCGGTATGTGGACGATCTCATGGACGATGAGCGCGCGCCCATCCTGCCCTCGGTTCGGGAAGCCTACGACAGCGCGACAATCGGTTTTTTGGGTCTGCGCACCAAATTCCGGCTCCTGCCGAAGGTCAGAGTGTCCTTCCCGATCCAGGAAAACCGTGTCCTGTTCTTCAACTACGGCCACTCAACGCGCATCCCCCACCCGACATTTGTCTACACCGGCCTGGATCCCTTCTTCCAGGACCGCTCCTTCTTCGCCGATCTGGGCAATCCCAATCTGGATCCGGAGGTAGACATCAGCTACGAGCTGGGATTGCGCACGCAGTTTTCCAGCAACGACGCTCTGAACCTGACGGCCTTCTGGCGGGACAAATTCGACTTCATTACCGTCGAGAACGTGGTCGTTCCCGATCCGACCGGCCGCGAGGTCTCGAGGGCATTCCGGGTGAACGGAGACTTCGCGCGCGTACGCGGCGTCGAGGCCAGCTATCTGAAGCGCATCGGTGACTGGTTCCAGGGACGTGTTTCGGGGTCATTTTCCCGCGCTACAGGTCTGAGTTCGACCAATAACGACGCGCTGAGCCAATTCCTGGCCAACGGCGACATTGACAACACCTTCGAGACGCCCCTGGCCTGGGACCGGCCCCTGGACCTGAAGGCCTCGGTGACGTTTTCCCGGTTCCGAGACCGGCCGGCCTTCGGTATCCCCGGTCTGAACAACTTCAGGGCCTACCTGTCCACCACGTTCCGCAGCGGACAGCGCTACACGCCGGTCATCTTCCGAGGAAACGAAATCAACCCGTTCAGTGGCGAGCAGGATTGGCGACCCGTCTACGAACAGGACTCGGATCCCAGCGCGCGATTCGAGAACATCGGCAAATCCTGGTGGTGGTTCGACATGAACATCCAGCGCACGGTCAATATCGCCGGCACCGACCTCGCGCTTAGCCTGGAGATCACCAACGTCTTCAATCAGAAGAACTCGGTCATCGTCAACCCTGTGACCGGCGAAGCCTACCCGGAAGTGCCCGAAGGCACCGATTTCGTATCCCTGCGGGACAACCCCGCCTACGACGTCTCCACAGGCACGCGTGACCCCCGCTACGAGGATCCCAACAGCAGCGGACTGCCGCCGTTCAACCCCGCGCGCTTCATGGCACAGCGCCACATCATGCTGGGGGCATCGTTCCGCTTCTGA